Genomic segment of Dromiciops gliroides isolate mDroGli1 chromosome 3, mDroGli1.pri, whole genome shotgun sequence:
tcaggtcctcctaactccagggctgatgctctatccactgcaccacctagctgcccctgataatgtCTTTAAAaggctctttttctgattatggctttcaggttaTCCAAGAATTCTTAAATTAACTCTTTATTATGTTTCAAATTATATCTTGAATCCAACATCTTTTTATTAGGAAGGTAACAGCAGGATTTTCTAATGGTCCTCTCATACTGCATCCCATTTAGTGGGATGATGAAGTCCAAGGGATTTtagctaaaaattatttcatgcaaaacaatctggtactggcaaagaaatagagtagtagatCAGTGGAAAAGAATAACTATATATTATGGTATAGTAATTGATTATACTAACCTAGTATATGACAaagccaaagatccaagctttccTAAGAAATACTCATTAtctaacaaaaactgctgggaaaattggaaaagacaatggcagaaactaggtatggaccaacatctcacactgtttAAAATAAGGTTATAAAGGGTGATACCTTtagcaaattaaaagagcatggagggcagctaggtggtgcagtggataaagcactggccctggagtcaggaggacctgagttcaaatccagcctcagacacttaacacttactagctgtgtgaccctgggcaagtcatttaaccccaattgcctcactaaaaaagtcacttaaccccaattgcctcactaaaaaaaaaatcataaaagagcatggaacaggggaagaatttaggaccaaagaagacataaaaagaatagcaaaatgtaaaatagttactttttattatataaaattaaaaagcttttgcataaacaaaaccaattgaaccaaaattataaggaaagcagaaaactgggaaagaatttttgaaacatatATCTCTGGCAAAGGCCACATTTCtccaatatatagagaaatgaatgaaattaataaaaatagaagtcattccccaataggtaTATAGTCAAtgaatatgaacagacagttttcagacaaagaaattaaagctatccatagtcatatgaaaaaaagttctaaatcactatggattgGGGACATATAAATTAATACAACcctgaggtagcacctcacacTAATGGGAAACTACtaaactcttggtggagttgtgaattgatccaaccattctggagaatgatttggaactAAGTCCAAAGAattatgaaactgtgcataccctttgatccagcagtactaGGGTTATATCccaagacatcccaaaaaagcgaaaaaatatttataaaagctctttttgtagtggctaagaaaatcaaagggatgtccatcaatcgGGAATGGCTAAACAGCCTGTGGGAGatgattgtaatggaacattattgtgctataagggaGCATAAGTAAGATGGATTCAGAAAGTCCTTCTTATGAACTGAtgagcagaagaacattgtgcacagtgacaattATGTTGTtcgataaagaactgtgaatgagttaactattctcagcaacaccatgacccaagacaatcccaaaggactaatgatgaaacatactcttcACCCCCAAAGACAGAACTGATGTTGAACAGagactctttcacttttttcttttgtgttttattatataaaataactaatatggtaatgttttatataattttccacaTATAACATGTACCTGATAGACTTCTGCCTCAGGGAAGGTGTGGgaaaaggaggcagggagggagggatagaatttgaaactcaaaactttaaaataaaaatgtttattaaaaaatatttactaggttcaaatccagcctcagacacttaacacttactagctgtgtgaccctgggcaagtcgcttaaccccaattgcctcactaaaaaaaaaaaaaaatttaatggcaCCTTATGCAGTAAAGAATTGTTAAGGTTTGTTTcctatatatttctcttttttttttcaagcccagtgctttttcttttttctttaaattttcttttatcattttccagttacatattacatataaggatagttatCAACAATTGTTTACACTGGAtgtttagttccaattttttcttttctccctgccttcctttcctccctcctccccaagatggaaagtggTCTTAcacaggttgtatatgtacagtcacatcaaacatatttctacattagtcatcttctgaaagaagaatcagagcacaaaagaaaaacctcaaacaaaaaaacagtccaaaaggagaaacagtatgattcaatctgcattcataatccacacttcttttttctggatgttgagataTTTTCTATCAccagttctttgaaactgttttggactgttgcactactgagaagagccaagtctatccccattgttcaacacacaatgttgctgttactgtgtacaatgttttcctggttctgctcctctcagtcagcatcagttcatataagtccttccatgtttctctgaattcctcatgctcatcgtttcttatagcacatttagtaatcctttacattcatataccacagtttgtttagccattcccctactgatgggcattccctcaatttccaattctttgccaccacaaagagagctgctataaatatttttgtacatgtgggtccttttcccttttctatagtctctttgggatacagacctagcagtggtaccactgggtcaaaaggtatgaacagtcccatagctctttgggcatagttccaaattgcactccagaatggttggatcactttacaactccaccaacaatgcattagtgttccaattttttcacagcttctccaacatctattatttttcttttttgtcatattagtcaatctgatatgtgtcaggtggtacctcaaagttgttttaatttggatttgtctgatcaatagtaatttagagcatttttttttcatatgacaatagatggctttgatttctttatctgaaaactgccttttcatatcctttgaacacttctcaattggggaatgacttggattcttataaatttgatttagttccctatatattttagaaataagccctttatcagaaatgctggctctaaaaattgtttcccagtattctgcctcccttctaattttggctgcattggttttgtttgtacaaaagctttttaatttaatgtaatcaaagtcttccatcttgcttttcataatattctctatgtcttgtttgaCCATATACTTTTCTGCTGGAACAAGTAGATACATGGTTGAGGCATTAATATATTTCATTGTGCAGTGATTCCCAACCATCATGATTAGGCATAAaatgatgttatttttaaaaaagactgtactccttgagagcaaggcttatcttttgccattctttgttttcctagtgtttagcatagtaggtgcttaataaatgtttatttgttcgttttttgggggttttggagggtttttttggtgaggcaattggggttaagtgacttgtctagggttaagtgtctgaggctggatttgaacccaggtcctcctgacttcagggccagtgctccatccactgtgccacctagcagcccttaataaatgtttattgactggaatAAAGACTAGGAAAGAATTCGGAATGGATACCCTCAGCCCATCTGAGATGCTTTCAGGAGAGTTCGATGCCCCAAACTTCAAAATGATGACTTCTTATACAATCAAAATTTTATAACTACAAGATGTGAGAAAATATTGGAGTTATAGGGAACCCAGAGAGCCTtgcttgacctttttttttttttttttttgcagggcaatgagggttaagtgacttgcccagggtcacacaggtagtaagtgtcaagtgtctgaggctgcatttgaactcaggtcctcctgaatttaaggccggtactttatccactgtgccacctagctgccccccttgcttgacctttcttaaggtcagcccagagtcagaagaattttaaaggaaatgtagttggaccttggactgtgaatacagacaatagaagttAAATCCACACATACCTGAAAAGCCTTGCCCCCCCACAGAGAGTCTgtcctctgggctctgacatcagcacatactgctccagaccaccctcaagtccaatgaaccaatagatttgaatgatgctggccaattagcttgaagcagtgtgtaagggccacctctcctccttaCCTCAAGTAGCTTATGCTCCTGGACTCTCTCTCTTGGCCTTGGGACTCTGAAGGAACAGCCACTTGGCCCACTATCCcactctcccctctgaacttttGGGGCCATGTGCTccatctttactaatatttaatatgctttaataaattcttaatgctccaaactggtgctatagcctctaatttctaagtagcgaTATATTTGAAAgcccagctaagtttccctacaacttgggacagaaataggtcCCTCCCATttgattttaaatgccacaaaggaaactgaaaggccAAGGAGTTTAACTTGCTCCCCTGTATGAAGAAATTGGGGCTGTAAGCTTCAGTCACTTGCACAGGATCCCACAGCTGAAATGTGTCTAAAAATCAATTCCAAGTAAGCCCTTCCTGCTCACAAGTCTAGCACTCCCTGCACCACAACACTTGGGAGACCTCTTGTCATAAGAGCCCTCATATACCTGATTTATGTCACTCACCTAGACAGGAGTTCCTTGGACCTTTGTGTTCTACCATCCCTAGTGATTCCCCTTCCTGGAAAGGATAGCGCAAATCTTCTCTAGAAACTGGAAGTCCTAGGAATATAGAATAAGGTAGGATGAGAATTGAGAGAAATATACAATTTAGTCTACTTtatggaaagaaaagatggaagcaaAGAGGACAGGATGGTTCCCAGGATGTCTCAAGGACAGTTCCCAAGATATTGATTGCTGGGATCTTTGGAGGCAGCCTGAGATCACACAGGCCATTTGGTATCAGAAAACTTCCCCTTTATTCAGCTCTTTCCTAGAAGGATGGGCACACTGCCTAGCTTCAATCATCTACAAATTGGAGGCTGTGGTAGTGCAGTGGTAACAGCCCAGGGCCTAGAGTCACTAAGACCATTTCAAACCAGTGTCAGGTACATGGGAGCTGTGTCCCCCTGGACAAGTGGTGTAACCTGTTTGCCTGTTACCTCacctatgaaatggggatgataatactacCCAACTCATAGGGATGTTGCTAAGGTCAAATGACAATGAGGATAATACACTTTGTCCAGTGCTAGATATAAAGCAGGTATGtatgaatgcttattccattccctaCTTTTCCCAACATCTGGACTGGAATTTGagggaacaaagaaagaagaatcaggataaACTTGCTAGGCCTGGCAGGATGAGGAGCAGGGAGCTACCATGTCAGTAACTGAGAGTCACCAGAGGCAAAGGTCCTTACCCACAGAGAGCAGGTTCTGggcattctccagcatgacctccttgtacagCTCTCTCTGAGGATGGTCCAAGAGGCAccactcctcctgggtgaaatccacagccacatccttgaaggTCACCAACTCCTAAGTCATCAAAAGTCAcatgatttagagatgaaaaagacgTCAGAAttcacctaatccaaccctcaTCAacttagaggaagaaactgaagcacagaaggcATTTGCCCAAAACTCATATATTTATGAGAGGCAGCAACAACACTTGaaactgtaaggaattaattgtgatttggggtttccatgaccccatctttgcttcgtcatggtcagactgaaaagatgtaaccttgaaaagcccaagagaagatgggtgtgtacttgaagagataatagtaggcctccacctgtcatggatgaccatggatcagcaccttgaagagccacaggccacagcaTGGCTGTGTGgtccaatacgggagccacagctcctgagtgacttataaccggtaactgccgcatcccatgttgtatctaccccatgaggagtagctggagtgtcctctccagggcgctggcctgggcggatcaatatggaaaacaagctgttgcccatgcagcataGCAGGTCTTCCCTCTCCTCAACACTGGTGGatgcaaaggagaggcagagccagtacagtttggcaccagagccgccgcaggagttgccagagggatgtgacctccgacatccaactgcctaagggactccgactcctgatttttcctcagggttaactcccgaaggcTCTCCCATAtgtgggtatagccacaaggcagtggaggtttgaaatcagggtttccttcccctaggtgggttgcctgacaaggctaacgagccccacctgcccaaagagACTGGTTTTTAAGGTGCCAATGTCTCAccatctccccttctccccttctcct
This window contains:
- the LOC122746609 gene encoding zinc finger protein 74-like, translated to MVIYLRASVAVEMAEEWRLLPDNGRINARGRAEELVTFKDVAVDFTQEEWCLLDHPQRELYKEVMLENAQNLLSVGLPVSREDLRYPFQEGESLGMVEHKGPRNSCLV